In the Bacteroidota bacterium genome, TTCTTAATTTCACCCATACGCATTGCAACTGGTGCATTGGTCAAGGTAAATATAGCACCTTCAGCATGCGCACGTTCGGCAACTTTCCAGGCAATTGAATTGCTATCGAGTGCTCCTGAAATAATTCCTCTTTTTCCTTTAAGCAAATTATAATTCATAAAATTTTAGTTGAGTTGAAGTACAAATATATTTTATTTACCCGAATGTAAAAGCAAATCAATTACTACACCTTATTAACTATTCAGCAAATCGCGCGCATTACTAATAGCTGCACTAGTTGGCGATTTACTACTGAGCATTTGAGCTATTTCATGTATACGCTCATCTGCGGTTAATTTTTTAATATGTGTATGTGTTTTCTTTTTAAGCTCTTCCTTATACACCAACCAGTGTTCATTTCCTTTGCTAGCAATTTGAGGTAAATGGGTAATGCTAATTACCTGCATTTGTTTGGCCATGCGTTCCATAATTATTCCAACTTTATTCGCAACATCGCCGGAAACACCTGTATCAATTTCGTCGAAAACTATGGTTGGAAGGGCTGCTGATTTAGCTAAGAGCGATTTTAAACTCAACAAAAGTCGCGATAATTCACCACCTGAAGCTACTTTACTCAATTCTTTCAACTCACCACCTTTGTTAGCTGAAAACAAAAATTGAATCTTATCTTTTCCACTTTGTGTAAACTCAGTTGATTCGGATAATTGTATTGACAAAGAAGCATTTGGCATTCCTACATCTGCCAATAAATTCAAAATTTGCTTCTCCATTATCAGTGAAGACGATTTACGCTTTTTAGAAAGTTCGAGCGCTAAAATTGAAAGTTGTTTTTCGATTACTACTAGTTCTTTTCGAGTAGCATCGAGCTGTTCATCTAACTTACCAATACCAGCAATTTTACTTGAAAGCTCTTCTTGTAACTGAAGCAATTCATCCAAACTATTTACCCGATGTTTTTGTTGCAAACGATAAATTAAATTGAGTTTGCTTTCAATTTCTTCCAATCGTTGCGGGTTAAATACAATGTTTTGCTCTAAACTCTCAAGCTCGTTTACTAGGTCTTTCAACTCAATATAACTGCTGTTAACACGTTGTGCAATTTCGGCTATTGTTAAGTTATGTTTTGCATTCGCACTGAGTAGATTTTTTACTTCTACTAAAGCAGCCAACACATTGTTTTCGCTATAGTTTAACAAGAACGAAGAAGCACTCAAATTCTTTTTAATTGATTCAGCATGGGTCAAAGTTTCTGCCTCAAGTTCCAATGCTTTACTATCGTTACTTTTCAAATTTGCTTCTTCCAATTCGTTGAACTGAAATTGAAAATAATCCAACTCCTTTTTTGCTTGAGCATCCTGTTCTTCTATTGCCACAAGCTGTTGTTTGAGTTTTTTATAGTGTAGAAATTTCTCCTTGTATTGAGTCAATTTTTGTTTGTGTTGAGCAAATACATCTAATAAGGATAATTGAAATTCAGATTCATTCAAGGATATATTTTGATGTTGTGAATGAATGTCGATTAAATAATTACCCAATTCTTTTAATTGGGTAAGATTTACAGGAGTATCGTTTATAAAGGCCCTAGAAATACCGGCCGGATTAATTTCTCTTCGAATGGTACAAAGGTCAAAATAATCAAGATTGTATTTTTCAAAAAAACCGGTTAATGCATAGGCCTTAATAAAAAACTGAGCTTCAACAATACATTTGGAAGACTTATCACGCAACATGCCGGTATCGGCT is a window encoding:
- the recN gene encoding DNA repair protein RecN, producing the protein MLRHLAIHNYALIENLEIDVSDGLTIITGETGAGKSILLGAISLLIGSRADTGMLRDKSSKCIVEAQFFIKAYALTGFFEKYNLDYFDLCTIRREINPAGISRAFINDTPVNLTQLKELGNYLIDIHSQHQNISLNESEFQLSLLDVFAQHKQKLTQYKEKFLHYKKLKQQLVAIEEQDAQAKKELDYFQFQFNELEEANLKSNDSKALELEAETLTHAESIKKNLSASSFLLNYSENNVLAALVEVKNLLSANAKHNLTIAEIAQRVNSSYIELKDLVNELESLEQNIVFNPQRLEEIESKLNLIYRLQQKHRVNSLDELLQLQEELSSKIAGIGKLDEQLDATRKELVVIEKQLSILALELSKKRKSSSLIMEKQILNLLADVGMPNASLSIQLSESTEFTQSGKDKIQFLFSANKGGELKELSKVASGGELSRLLLSLKSLLAKSAALPTIVFDEIDTGVSGDVANKVGIIMERMAKQMQVISITHLPQIASKGNEHWLVYKEELKKKTHTHIKKLTADERIHEIAQMLSSKSPTSAAISNARDLLNS